The following proteins come from a genomic window of Lycium ferocissimum isolate CSIRO_LF1 chromosome 4, AGI_CSIRO_Lferr_CH_V1, whole genome shotgun sequence:
- the LOC132052404 gene encoding large ribosomal subunit protein eL34 isoform X2 — translation MVQRVTYRKRHSYATKSNQHRVVKTPGGKLVYQTTKKRASGPKCPVTGKRIQGIPHLRPTEYKRSRLSRNRRTVNRAYGGVLSGGAVRERIVRAFLVEEQKIVKKVLKIQKTKEKLAAKS, via the exons ATGGTGCAGAGAGTGACTTACAGGAAGCGCCATAGCTATGCCACCAAATCCAACCAACACCGTGTCGTCAAAACCCCTG gTGGGAAGTTGGTGTATCAGACAACCAAGAAGAGGGCTAGTGGTCCTAAGTGCCCCGTCACTGGAAAGAGGATTCAGGGG ATTCCACATTTGAGACCAACAGAGTATAAGAGATCCAGACTGTCTAGGAACAGGAGGACTGTGAACCGTGCCTATGGTGGAGTTTTGTCTGGAGGAGCAGTGAGGGAAAG gattgtccgaGCTTTCTTGGTGGAAGAGCAAAAAATTGTTAAGAAGGTTTTGAAGATCcaaaaaaccaaagaaaaattGGCAGCTAAGAGCTAA
- the LOC132053961 gene encoding glutathione S-transferase U10-like: MPKLSSIWSRNQLQERMQEENKLTLLANNSTHSKRVELALKIKGIFLEFVRNKSPSPTQPSSQRGTVLIHNGRAIVESLVIIEYIDETWKHEPKLLPIEPYDRARVRFWAAYPRSCFPREKHRKACEKLWERQQVLEEGMKGRKIHREQWDALDIMMAATLYAYKAQEEVLAVKILHSYLPGDNITRADCRERSYSST; the protein is encoded by the exons ATGCCAAAACTAAGCAGCATCTGGAGCAGAAATCAGTTACAAGAGAGGATGCAAGAGGAGAACAAGTTAACGCTTCTAGCAAACAATAGCACACATTCGAAGAGAGTTGAACTTGCTCTCAAGATCAAAGGCATATTTTTAGAGTTTGTGCGAAACAAGAGTCCTTCTCCAACACAACCCAGTTCACAAAGGGGTACCGTGCTGATTCACAATGGTAGAGCTATTGTGGAATCACTTGTCATCATTGAATATATCGATGAAACTTGGAAGCATGAACCTAAACTACTGCCAATAGAGCCTTACGACAGAGCCAGAGTTCGTTTCTGGGCTG CATATCCAAGATCATGTTTTCCCAGGGAGAAGCACAGAAAAGCGTGTGAAAAACTGTGGGAGAGACAACAAGTGCTGGAAGAAGGAATGAAAGGTCGCAAAATCCACAGAGAACAGTGGGATGCTCTGGATATCATGATGGCTGCAACACTATATGCTTACAAGGCTCAGGAAGAGGTTCTTGCCGTGAAGATTCTCCACTCATATCTTCCTGGTGACAACATTACTAGAGCAGACTGTCGTGAAAGAAGTTATTCCTCCACATGA
- the LOC132052404 gene encoding large ribosomal subunit protein eL34 isoform X1, whose product MVQRVTYRKRHSYATKSNQHRVVKTPGTNPTSLLLLFVMIHPILTTTPSIPGGKLVYQTTKKRASGPKCPVTGKRIQGIPHLRPTEYKRSRLSRNRRTVNRAYGGVLSGGAVRERIVRAFLVEEQKIVKKVLKIQKTKEKLAAKS is encoded by the exons ATGGTGCAGAGAGTGACTTACAGGAAGCGCCATAGCTATGCCACCAAATCCAACCAACACCGTGTCGTCAAAACCCCTGGTACTAATCCTACTTCTTTACTTTTATTATTTGTGATGATTCATCCCATTTTAACtactactccctctatcccaggTGGGAAGTTGGTGTATCAGACAACCAAGAAGAGGGCTAGTGGTCCTAAGTGCCCCGTCACTGGAAAGAGGATTCAGGGG ATTCCACATTTGAGACCAACAGAGTATAAGAGATCCAGACTGTCTAGGAACAGGAGGACTGTGAACCGTGCCTATGGTGGAGTTTTGTCTGGAGGAGCAGTGAGGGAAAG gattgtccgaGCTTTCTTGGTGGAAGAGCAAAAAATTGTTAAGAAGGTTTTGAAGATCcaaaaaaccaaagaaaaattGGCAGCTAAGAGCTAA